A part of Campylobacter concisus genomic DNA contains:
- the queC gene encoding 7-cyano-7-deazaguanine synthase QueC, which translates to MYNSSKNKRQNMKKAVCIMSGGMDSTLCAVMAKKAGYDIVALHFDYRQRTMKREKRAFNEICERLGITKKMSLDVSFIAQIGGNSLTDGSLQIRKDGVEKDVPNTYVPFRNGIFISVAAALAEKENAQAIYIGVVEEDSSGYPDCKESFIKSINEAIILGTSPSFSCEIITPLVNLSKADIVAKSLELGSPLELTWSCYESDDEACGLCDSCRLRLNGFKKANATDKIAYKNQKFSL; encoded by the coding sequence TTGTATAATTCTAGCAAAAATAAAAGGCAAAATATGAAAAAAGCGGTTTGTATAATGAGTGGCGGCATGGATAGTACGCTTTGTGCTGTAATGGCAAAAAAGGCTGGATATGATATTGTAGCGCTTCATTTTGACTATCGCCAAAGGACGATGAAACGCGAAAAACGTGCATTTAACGAAATTTGCGAAAGACTAGGCATTACAAAAAAGATGAGTTTGGATGTTAGCTTTATTGCCCAAATAGGCGGAAATTCTTTAACCGATGGAAGCTTGCAAATAAGAAAAGACGGAGTGGAAAAAGATGTGCCAAATACTTACGTACCTTTTCGAAATGGTATTTTTATCTCGGTCGCTGCCGCACTTGCTGAAAAAGAAAATGCACAAGCTATCTATATCGGAGTCGTAGAAGAAGATAGTTCAGGCTATCCTGACTGCAAAGAAAGCTTCATAAAAAGCATAAACGAGGCTATAATTTTAGGCACATCACCTAGTTTTTCGTGTGAGATAATTACTCCACTTGTAAATTTAAGCAAGGCTGACATCGTAGCAAAGTCGCTTGAGCTTGGCTCGCCATTAGAGCTTACTTGGAGCTGCTACGAGAGCGATGACGAGGCATGCGGACTTTGCGATAGCTGCAGACTAAGGCTAAATGGCTTTAAAAAGGCAAACGCCACTGATAAAATCGCATATAAAAATCAAAAATTTTCCTTATGA
- the ybeY gene encoding rRNA maturation RNase YbeY: MILCEESYPKILDEICEYLTLGEIELVFVDKEEMRELNKTERGIDKTTDVLSFPLELVIHAPLGSIVINKDMVKEKATELNHSEEAETALLFTHGLLHILGFDHEKDDGEMREKECEVIKKFELPKSLIVRSEDVRLIDLINNKNLKE; encoded by the coding sequence ATGATACTTTGCGAAGAGAGCTATCCAAAAATTTTAGATGAAATTTGTGAGTATTTGACGCTAGGAGAAATCGAGCTAGTTTTTGTCGATAAAGAAGAGATGAGAGAACTAAATAAAACCGAGCGAGGCATTGATAAAACGACAGATGTTTTAAGCTTTCCGCTTGAGCTTGTCATTCATGCCCCACTTGGCTCAATCGTTATAAACAAAGATATGGTAAAAGAGAAAGCAACTGAGCTAAATCATAGCGAAGAAGCCGAAACTGCACTACTTTTTACACATGGATTACTTCATATATTAGGATTTGATCATGAAAAAGATGATGGCGAAATGAGAGAAAAAGAGTGCGAGGTTATCAAGAAATTTGAGCTACCTAAAAGTCTAATCGTAAGAAGCGAGGACGTTAGGCTAATTGATCTTATAAATAATAAAAACTTAAAAGAGTAG
- a CDS encoding ferrochelatase: protein MTIENLTRLINAEALNAPTITSVSEFVFELKHVRRGFAYICLNANDSDIETAIKQGAYAIISEDNVPIIDKEIAFLKVSSLQTAMIKLMRFEATHKDLKFCAVNPFINDFLEKSKLGSNAHVMSKNITELFNQIFHAKVFDIFFGDDTRTLQRISPLFETIYTDTTMHEINPSSIFFTNTVFKQTYYQNLNIPRVFAGMFYGLLKFFDSNKISFKPYEGRIHGHFDPIFIDKNFIPTSFGNSFRAIITESDEDLFISQSIFLNKKFSPDEIKICLPEGSLLKVQNAIYFKNLSEIKKLKNFIYILILCQKEELLEELHKTSEENLLF from the coding sequence ATGACAATAGAAAATTTAACACGCCTAATAAATGCCGAGGCTCTAAACGCGCCGACGATAACTAGCGTAAGCGAGTTTGTTTTCGAGCTAAAACATGTAAGACGTGGCTTTGCGTATATTTGCTTAAACGCAAACGATAGCGACATAGAAACAGCGATTAAACAAGGCGCATACGCCATAATTAGCGAAGACAATGTGCCAATTATTGACAAAGAGATCGCTTTTTTAAAAGTTAGTAGCTTACAGACCGCCATGATAAAACTCATGAGATTTGAGGCTACTCATAAAGATTTAAAATTTTGCGCCGTAAATCCTTTTATAAATGATTTTTTAGAAAAATCAAAACTTGGCTCTAACGCACACGTCATGTCAAAAAATATTACTGAGCTTTTTAATCAAATTTTTCACGCAAAGGTCTTTGATATCTTTTTCGGCGATGACACAAGAACACTTCAGCGAATATCGCCTCTTTTTGAGACCATTTACACAGATACTACTATGCACGAGATAAATCCAAGCTCGATCTTTTTTACAAACACGGTCTTTAAGCAAACATACTATCAAAACTTAAACATACCACGAGTTTTTGCTGGAATGTTTTATGGGCTTTTAAAATTTTTTGATAGCAATAAAATTTCATTTAAGCCTTACGAAGGTAGGATTCACGGGCATTTTGACCCGATTTTTATAGATAAAAATTTTATTCCTACTAGTTTTGGAAATAGCTTTAGAGCCATAATTACTGAAAGCGATGAAGATTTATTCATAAGCCAAAGTATATTTTTAAATAAAAAATTTAGCCCTGATGAGATAAAAATTTGCTTGCCAGAAGGCTCGTTATTAAAAGTACAAAACGCAATCTACTTTAAAAATTTAAGCGAGATAAAAAAGCTTAAAAATTTTATCTATATATTGATTTTATGCCAAAAAGAGGAGCTTTTAGAAGAGCTTCACAAAACATCTGAAGAAAATCTACTCTTTTAA
- the metG gene encoding methionine--tRNA ligase, whose amino-acid sequence MKEKAYITTPIYYVNDVPHIGHAYTTIIADTLARFNRLQGKETYFMTGTDEHGQKIEQAARARGKTPKEYADEISGKFRSLWDEFEISYDHFIRTTDEEHKQTVQNVFEKMQANGDIYKGEYEGFYCVSCETFFNQRDLLEDNRCPDCGRVTSLVKEESYFFKLSKYEDALLKWYENDELCVIPKGKKNEVVSFVKGGLKDLSVTRTSFDWGIKLPKSANDDKHVMYVWLDALINYLTTLGYSRDNARMDFWPHTTHIVGKDILRFHAVYWPAFLMSLGLPLPKHVAAHGWWTIDGEKMSKSKGNVINPREVANAYGLENFRYFLLREVPFGQDGDYSQKALIERINSELGNGLGNLLSRIVGMSAKYSDYKIDSKDVIKFHKAELDEAKGYLDEAIKNLENLATNRYLEDLWKVVTLANAAVAKYEPWSLVKAGKSDEANALVALCANLLAKVAILLSPAMPKTCAKIADTLGFSIDTASYESLVLKNEISNFTAKATEPLFPRIEKELMGEARDLKEEPKVEAKAEPKEEKKEEIISIDDFAKIVIKVGEVLECERVEGSEKLLKFKIDLGEEQPRQILSGIAKYYEPSSLVGKQVCVLANLKERTMMKKYVSQGMILSASDGSLTLLGTQSKVKNGAIVG is encoded by the coding sequence ATGAAAGAAAAAGCTTATATAACCACTCCGATTTATTACGTAAATGACGTGCCACACATCGGCCACGCCTACACGACTATCATCGCTGATACACTTGCTAGATTTAACCGCTTGCAAGGCAAAGAGACCTACTTCATGACTGGCACAGACGAGCATGGTCAAAAGATCGAGCAGGCAGCTCGCGCTAGAGGCAAAACTCCAAAAGAGTATGCAGACGAGATCAGTGGCAAATTTAGATCGCTTTGGGATGAATTTGAGATAAGCTACGACCACTTCATAAGGACGACCGACGAAGAGCACAAGCAAACCGTGCAAAATGTTTTTGAAAAGATGCAAGCAAACGGCGATATCTACAAGGGCGAGTACGAGGGCTTTTACTGCGTTAGCTGTGAGACATTTTTTAATCAAAGAGACCTACTTGAGGACAACCGCTGTCCAGACTGCGGCCGCGTGACATCTTTAGTTAAAGAAGAGAGCTACTTTTTTAAGCTTTCAAAATACGAAGACGCGCTTTTAAAATGGTACGAAAATGATGAACTTTGCGTCATCCCAAAGGGTAAGAAAAACGAGGTCGTAAGCTTTGTAAAAGGCGGGCTAAAAGACCTTTCAGTGACAAGGACGAGCTTTGACTGGGGCATAAAGCTACCAAAGAGCGCAAACGACGACAAGCACGTTATGTATGTCTGGCTTGATGCGCTCATAAACTACCTAACAACGCTAGGATACTCAAGAGATAACGCTAGAATGGACTTTTGGCCGCATACGACGCATATCGTCGGCAAGGATATTTTGCGTTTTCACGCAGTTTATTGGCCGGCATTTTTGATGAGCCTTGGCTTGCCACTGCCAAAACACGTCGCAGCGCACGGCTGGTGGACGATAGATGGCGAGAAGATGAGCAAAAGCAAGGGCAACGTCATAAACCCAAGAGAGGTCGCAAACGCTTATGGACTTGAAAATTTCAGATACTTTTTGCTTAGAGAGGTGCCTTTTGGACAAGATGGCGACTACAGCCAAAAGGCCTTGATTGAGCGCATAAACTCAGAGCTTGGCAACGGACTTGGCAACCTGCTAAGCCGAATTGTTGGCATGAGCGCAAAGTATAGCGACTACAAGATCGACTCAAAAGATGTGATCAAATTTCATAAAGCCGAGCTTGATGAGGCGAAGGGCTATCTTGATGAGGCTATTAAAAATTTAGAAAATTTAGCGACAAACCGCTATTTAGAGGATCTTTGGAAGGTCGTAACGCTTGCAAACGCAGCCGTTGCGAAGTATGAGCCATGGTCGCTTGTAAAAGCTGGCAAAAGTGACGAAGCAAACGCACTTGTGGCACTTTGCGCAAATTTACTTGCAAAAGTGGCGATACTGCTTAGCCCAGCTATGCCAAAAACTTGCGCTAAGATAGCTGATACGCTTGGCTTTAGCATAGATACGGCTTCTTATGAGAGCCTTGTATTGAAAAATGAAATTTCAAATTTTACTGCAAAAGCTACTGAGCCACTCTTCCCAAGGATAGAAAAAGAGCTAATGGGCGAGGCAAGAGACCTAAAAGAAGAGCCAAAAGTAGAAGCAAAGGCTGAGCCAAAAGAGGAGAAAAAAGAGGAAATCATTAGCATAGATGATTTTGCCAAAATTGTGATAAAAGTAGGCGAAGTGCTCGAGTGCGAGAGGGTTGAGGGTAGCGAGAAACTGCTTAAATTTAAGATAGATCTTGGCGAGGAGCAGCCACGTCAAATTTTATCTGGCATCGCCAAATACTACGAGCCTAGCTCACTTGTGGGCAAGCAAGTTTGCGTTTTAGCAAATTTAAAAGAGCGAACGATGATGAAAAAATATGTCTCGCAAGGCATGATCCTAAGCGCATCAGACGGCTCTCTAACGCTTCTTGGCACGCAGAGCAAGGTCAAAAACGGCGCGATCGTTGGCTAA
- a CDS encoding class 1 fructose-bisphosphatase produces MQELNQIFNTIKDIAKEISEIIKYADLGYTTHENATGDTQLKLDVKSDEIITAKFKQLSCVKALISEEKEDELEINKNAKFIIAYDPLDGSSLVDVNFAVGSIFGIYEDEVKPENLIAAAYSIYGPRLELVIAEKKGTLPKFYRLGKDGEFKFVKELELKEKGKLNATGATQKGWSQTHRNFINELFNQGYRLRYSGAMVSDLHQILLKGGGLFSYPATSDHPNGKLRVVFEVLPFAFIYENAKGATTDGKNQTLFDIKIEKIHQTTPCFFGSRDEISLLHKFYEQK; encoded by the coding sequence ATGCAAGAACTAAACCAAATTTTTAACACCATTAAAGATATCGCAAAAGAGATAAGCGAGATCATAAAATACGCCGATCTTGGCTACACAACTCACGAAAACGCAACTGGCGACACCCAGCTAAAGCTTGATGTCAAAAGCGATGAGATCATCACGGCTAAATTTAAGCAGCTTTCATGCGTAAAAGCACTAATTAGCGAAGAGAAAGAGGACGAGCTTGAGATAAATAAAAATGCTAAATTTATCATCGCTTACGATCCACTCGATGGCTCAAGCTTAGTTGATGTAAATTTCGCCGTTGGCTCGATCTTTGGCATCTACGAAGACGAGGTAAAACCAGAAAATTTAATAGCCGCAGCTTACAGCATCTATGGTCCAAGACTTGAGCTAGTAATTGCCGAGAAAAAGGGCACTTTGCCTAAATTTTATAGACTTGGCAAAGATGGCGAGTTTAAATTTGTAAAAGAGCTTGAGCTAAAAGAAAAAGGCAAGCTAAACGCCACGGGAGCTACACAAAAAGGCTGGAGCCAAACGCATAGAAATTTCATAAACGAGCTATTTAACCAGGGCTACAGACTAAGATACTCAGGCGCTATGGTGAGCGACTTGCATCAAATTTTACTAAAAGGCGGCGGTCTTTTTAGCTACCCAGCAACGAGCGATCATCCAAATGGCAAGCTAAGGGTTGTCTTTGAAGTGTTGCCATTTGCCTTTATATATGAAAACGCAAAGGGCGCAACGACAGATGGCAAAAACCAAACACTCTTTGATATAAAAATAGAAAAAATTCACCAAACTACGCCATGCTTTTTTGGCTCACGTGATGAAATTTCTCTTTTGCATAAATTTTACGAGCAAAAATAA
- the mobB gene encoding molybdopterin-guanine dinucleotide biosynthesis protein B, translating into MKRLAIAFSGPSNSGKTTLILKVAKKFIDDGLKVVVVKHDPGDKAKFDVEGKDSFKFSQAGADVVVMSPTRTTYFSQSSQGIDEVIRMIGEFDMLLVEGLKTLPLPRLSVFRSEIDEAYLSFSDAIATYKKQIPYEITNLNLDDIDAICAWIIKNAKAV; encoded by the coding sequence ATGAAAAGACTTGCCATTGCTTTTTCTGGCCCTTCAAATAGCGGAAAAACGACGCTTATCTTAAAAGTCGCAAAAAAATTTATAGATGATGGGCTAAAGGTCGTTGTAGTCAAGCACGACCCAGGCGACAAGGCCAAATTTGACGTTGAAGGCAAGGATAGCTTTAAATTTTCTCAGGCAGGAGCTGACGTAGTCGTGATGAGTCCGACTAGAACGACTTACTTTTCGCAAAGCTCGCAAGGCATAGACGAGGTCATAAGGATGATCGGCGAATTTGACATGCTCTTAGTCGAGGGGCTAAAGACACTGCCACTGCCAAGACTAAGCGTCTTTAGAAGCGAGATCGATGAAGCTTATCTTAGCTTTTCAGATGCGATCGCCACTTATAAAAAGCAGATCCCCTACGAGATCACAAATCTAAATTTAGACGATATAGACGCCATTTGTGCGTGGATAATCAAAAATGCAAAGGCTGTATAA
- a CDS encoding lytic transglycosylase domain-containing protein: MFLLRHFSILSLACVALLAKIYTYEELKNEPKSLAKDYYINRLINEGSYTKEQIAELSRDVFRKSGLVQKSINKILPPKAAPSKCPGISVSNITSTSLACQNLLTTMSFSLKLDSKTREILAANLASTNPEKARILRTLNEPNPALSFANANDTKSFLELFNASNPQSKSALFSVNFEANFMNKLYMQKGFTNLLNDVVFNKKYESFRRNLISIDPAVTEKGDAFILGLNAILLGQNDVAFSFFTRAKNTFDRAWQRDNATFWQYELSGDESFLKELSASKDANIYSLYARDLVGGEPLEVIVPRPSKQNIENFDVSDPFLWNKTAALAKDMNATQASEFAMRFYTNESIGAYAYFMQKAHGWEKQYFLMPSSPELEGISTERKSMIYALARQESLFIPSVVSTSYALGMMQFMPFLANAIGKKELKIPNFDQDDLFKTDVAFKFANHHLNYLDKFLYHPLFTAYAYNGGIGFTKKVITRDDMFKEGKFEPFLSIELVPVAETRNYGKKVLANYVIYMALNGSSIKISQLFENLTKPALTDKFRN; encoded by the coding sequence TTGTTTTTGCTGCGTCACTTTAGTATCCTCTCTTTAGCCTGCGTTGCTCTTTTAGCTAAAATTTACACTTACGAGGAGCTAAAAAACGAGCCAAAAAGCCTTGCAAAAGACTACTACATAAACCGCCTTATAAACGAGGGCAGCTACACAAAGGAGCAGATAGCAGAGCTTTCACGCGACGTTTTTAGAAAAAGTGGCTTAGTTCAAAAATCAATCAATAAAATTTTACCTCCAAAAGCAGCCCCTAGCAAGTGCCCTGGTATAAGTGTAAGCAACATCACAAGTACTAGCTTGGCTTGCCAAAATTTACTAACAACGATGAGCTTTTCTCTAAAACTTGATAGCAAAACTCGTGAAATTTTAGCGGCAAATCTTGCAAGCACAAATCCAGAAAAAGCTAGAATTTTACGCACTTTAAACGAGCCAAACCCAGCTCTTAGCTTTGCAAATGCAAACGATACAAAGAGCTTTTTGGAGCTTTTTAACGCTTCAAACCCGCAAAGCAAAAGTGCTCTTTTTAGTGTAAATTTTGAAGCGAATTTTATGAACAAGCTCTACATGCAAAAGGGCTTTACAAATTTATTAAACGATGTCGTATTTAATAAAAAATACGAAAGCTTTAGAAGAAATTTAATTAGCATAGATCCAGCTGTCACCGAAAAAGGCGACGCATTTATACTTGGGCTAAACGCCATCTTGCTTGGTCAAAATGACGTTGCATTTAGTTTTTTCACAAGAGCTAAAAACACCTTTGATAGGGCTTGGCAAAGGGATAATGCTACATTTTGGCAGTATGAGCTAAGCGGCGATGAGAGCTTTTTAAAAGAGCTAAGCGCTAGCAAAGATGCAAATATCTACTCACTTTACGCAAGAGATTTGGTCGGTGGCGAGCCGCTTGAGGTGATCGTGCCAAGACCAAGCAAGCAAAATATCGAAAATTTTGACGTGAGCGATCCATTTTTATGGAACAAAACCGCTGCCCTTGCAAAGGATATGAACGCCACGCAAGCAAGCGAATTTGCAATGAGATTTTACACAAACGAGAGCATCGGCGCATACGCATACTTCATGCAAAAGGCGCATGGCTGGGAGAAGCAGTACTTTTTGATGCCAAGCTCGCCTGAGCTTGAGGGCATCAGCACTGAGCGAAAGTCGATGATCTACGCACTTGCTAGGCAAGAGAGCCTCTTTATCCCAAGCGTCGTTTCTACATCTTACGCTCTTGGTATGATGCAGTTTATGCCATTTCTTGCAAATGCGATCGGCAAAAAAGAGCTAAAAATTCCAAATTTTGACCAAGACGATCTTTTTAAAACCGATGTTGCATTTAAATTTGCAAATCACCACCTAAACTACCTTGATAAATTTCTCTATCATCCGCTATTTACAGCCTACGCGTATAACGGCGGTATCGGTTTTACCAAAAAAGTCATCACAAGAGATGATATGTTTAAAGAGGGGAAATTTGAGCCGTTTTTATCGATCGAGCTAGTCCCAGTGGCTGAAACTAGAAACTACGGCAAGAAGGTGCTTGCAAACTACGTGATCTATATGGCGCTTAATGGTTCCAGTATAAAGATTTCGCAACTTTTCGAAAATTTAACAAAACCTGCTTTGACTGATAAATTTCGAAACTAA
- a CDS encoding YggT family protein yields the protein MILSTLFSAIANILHLIITVYTWIVIAAALISWVKPDPSSPVVQLLYRLTDPVYSFLRRYIKTEFNGIDFAPIIVLLALQLIDQFLIRLLFVFAASL from the coding sequence ATGATACTTTCCACCCTATTTTCAGCGATTGCGAACATTTTGCACCTTATCATCACGGTCTATACGTGGATCGTCATCGCAGCGGCTCTGATTAGCTGGGTCAAGCCTGATCCTAGCTCGCCAGTCGTGCAGCTACTTTATAGGCTGACCGATCCTGTTTATAGCTTCCTCAGACGCTACATCAAAACAGAATTTAACGGCATAGACTTTGCCCCAATCATCGTGCTTTTAGCACTTCAACTCATAGATCAATTTTTAATAAGGCTTTTATTTGTTTTTGCTGCGTCACTTTAG
- the gltX gene encoding glutamate--tRNA ligase yields MYRFAPSPTGDMHIGNLRAAIFNYICSLQDKSGFILRIEDTDKERNIEGKEKDILEILSKFGIKPEQIYIQSENLKFHRQLASKLLIDKKAFACFCTEEELEAKKQKAKEQGVAYRYDGTCERLSDAEVLNCEKPFVIRMKKPTRTMSFTDAIKGELSFEPDAVDSFVIMRADKTPTYNFACAVDDMLEGVTFVIRGEDHVSNTPKQDLIREGLGYTGKMNYAHLPILLNIEGKKMSKRENESSVKWLFEQGFLPEAIANYLILLGNKTPTEIFTIEDAVKWFDITKISRSPARFDVKKLEQINREHIKLASKERIKEIFGVDDSKVELVKFYTQESSLVPEIKAKVEAIYSPKIAPDEYKNEFEIIKKAALNLKPCETFDEFKKELMSATNLKGKNFFMPLRALLTNDLHGPELSELYPLIKDDLGKILI; encoded by the coding sequence ATGTATCGTTTTGCACCCTCTCCAACAGGAGATATGCACATAGGAAATTTACGTGCTGCTATTTTCAACTATATTTGTTCTTTGCAAGATAAAAGTGGCTTTATTTTACGCATAGAAGATACCGACAAAGAGCGAAATATCGAGGGAAAAGAGAAAGATATCTTAGAAATTTTGAGCAAATTTGGCATAAAACCAGAGCAAATTTACATCCAAAGTGAAAATTTAAAATTCCACAGACAGCTTGCTTCAAAGCTTCTCATCGATAAAAAGGCCTTTGCCTGCTTTTGCACCGAAGAAGAGCTTGAGGCAAAAAAACAAAAAGCAAAAGAGCAAGGCGTGGCATATAGATATGACGGCACCTGCGAGAGACTAAGCGACGCTGAAGTTTTAAACTGTGAGAAGCCATTTGTCATCCGCATGAAAAAACCAACACGCACGATGAGCTTTACAGATGCGATCAAAGGTGAGCTAAGTTTCGAGCCAGACGCAGTTGATAGCTTTGTCATCATGAGAGCAGACAAAACTCCAACCTACAACTTTGCCTGCGCGGTTGATGATATGCTTGAGGGCGTAACCTTTGTCATACGCGGCGAGGATCACGTGAGCAACACGCCAAAGCAAGACCTCATACGAGAGGGCCTTGGCTACACTGGCAAGATGAACTATGCGCATTTGCCTATTCTTTTAAATATAGAGGGTAAAAAAATGAGCAAACGCGAGAACGAATCAAGCGTAAAATGGCTCTTTGAGCAGGGATTTTTACCTGAGGCGATCGCAAACTATCTGATACTTCTTGGCAACAAAACTCCAACTGAAATTTTTACCATCGAAGATGCGGTAAAGTGGTTTGATATAACTAAAATTTCACGCTCACCTGCTAGATTTGACGTGAAAAAACTTGAGCAGATAAATAGAGAACACATCAAACTTGCTTCAAAAGAGCGCATAAAAGAGATATTTGGCGTGGATGATAGCAAGGTTGAGCTAGTTAAATTTTACACTCAAGAGAGCTCACTAGTGCCTGAGATAAAGGCAAAAGTAGAGGCTATATACTCGCCGAAAATAGCTCCAGATGAGTACAAAAATGAATTTGAGATCATCAAAAAAGCAGCTCTAAATTTAAAACCGTGCGAAACATTTGATGAGTTTAAAAAAGAGCTTATGAGCGCTACAAATTTAAAAGGTAAAAACTTTTTCATGCCGCTACGTGCGCTGCTTACAAACGACCTTCATGGCCCTGAGCTAAGCGAGCTCTATCCGCTCATCAAAGATGATCTAGGCAAAATTTTAATCTAG
- the mscL gene encoding large-conductance mechanosensitive channel protein MscL has product MSFISEFKEFAMRGNVIDMAVGVVIGGAFGKIVSSLVGDIIMPVVGAITGGVNFTDLKLTLKEAAEGAPAVTINYGSFIQTMVDFLIIAFCIFCVIKALNTLKNKLPKEEEAAPAEPETPADIALLTEIRDLLKK; this is encoded by the coding sequence ATGAGTTTTATCAGCGAATTTAAAGAATTTGCGATGCGCGGAAATGTCATAGATATGGCAGTTGGTGTTGTTATCGGTGGGGCATTTGGAAAGATCGTTTCATCGCTAGTTGGTGATATTATCATGCCAGTTGTTGGCGCTATAACAGGCGGTGTAAATTTCACTGATCTTAAACTAACACTAAAAGAAGCAGCAGAAGGTGCGCCAGCTGTTACGATAAACTATGGCTCATTTATACAAACAATGGTTGATTTTTTAATCATCGCATTTTGTATTTTTTGCGTCATCAAAGCCTTAAATACACTTAAAAATAAACTACCAAAAGAAGAAGAGGCAGCTCCTGCAGAGCCTGAAACTCCAGCTGATATAGCACTTCTAACTGAGATCAGAGATCTTCTTAAAAAATAA
- a CDS encoding Crp/Fnr family transcriptional regulator has product MIEQIPFFQGLSADDLAKLEAISVVKKYKKGEFLFIEGEEPKWLTFLITGSVKLYKTTANGKEIFIHQLAPMNFVAEVVNFENIPYPASAIFTISGEVLKINYEKFEAQFLTKPEICMKFLKSMAQKIRITTNLLHQELILSSEEKVARFILNHEDLFNELKHTKISSILNMTPETFSRILNKFKTNGLVKLDEKNQILEKDVGGLQEIYSY; this is encoded by the coding sequence ATGATAGAACAAATTCCATTTTTTCAAGGTCTTAGCGCCGATGACCTAGCCAAACTTGAAGCAATAAGCGTTGTTAAAAAATACAAAAAAGGCGAGTTTTTATTTATAGAGGGCGAGGAGCCAAAGTGGCTTACATTTTTGATAACTGGCTCGGTTAAACTTTATAAAACTACGGCAAATGGCAAGGAAATTTTTATCCATCAGCTTGCACCTATGAATTTTGTGGCTGAAGTTGTAAATTTTGAAAATATCCCTTATCCAGCAAGCGCCATTTTTACTATTTCTGGCGAGGTTTTAAAGATAAATTATGAAAAATTTGAAGCACAATTTTTAACAAAGCCAGAAATTTGCATGAAATTTCTAAAATCAATGGCACAAAAGATAAGAATAACAACAAATTTACTCCACCAAGAACTAATACTAAGCTCTGAAGAGAAGGTGGCTAGGTTCATTTTAAATCATGAAGATCTATTTAATGAACTAAAACATACAAAAATTTCATCAATACTCAATATGACTCCAGAAACTTTTTCGAGAATTTTAAATAAATTTAAAACAAATGGTTTGGTCAAACTTGATGAGAAGAACCAAATCCTGGAAAAAGATGTAGGTGGGCTACAAGAAATTTATTCTTATTGA